From a single Nitrospira sp. genomic region:
- a CDS encoding glycogen/starch synthase, translated as MATSEAVPYAKTGGLADIVTVLAMELSALRHRVTLV; from the coding sequence ATGGCAACCTCAGAAGCTGTTCCGTATGCAAAGACCGGTGGCCTGGCCGATATTGTTACAGTATTGGCAATGGAGCTGTCTGCGTTGAGGCATCGTGTGACATTGGTATAG
- a CDS encoding DUF971 domain-containing protein, whose protein sequence is MTVHAVEPRDMEWHDKGVLGIRWSDGHQGIYPVRYLRQRCPCAACVDEWTGARRLTPEDVPLLIMLQDIQPVGRYAFQFKWSDGHDTGIYSYDLLRTLCQCDVCQPIKPVEAKSKRLM, encoded by the coding sequence ATGACCGTTCACGCAGTAGAGCCGCGAGATATGGAATGGCACGACAAAGGAGTCCTGGGGATTCGGTGGAGTGACGGGCACCAGGGGATTTACCCGGTTCGCTATTTGCGCCAGCGTTGCCCCTGTGCTGCTTGTGTCGATGAATGGACCGGAGCACGCCGTCTGACACCTGAAGATGTCCCGCTCTTGATCATGCTTCAGGACATTCAGCCGGTCGGCCGGTATGCATTCCAATTTAAGTGGAGTGACGGCCATGATACGGGTATTTATTCCTATGATTTGCTGAGGACGCTGTGCCAGTGCGATGTCTGTCAACCGATTAAACCGGTGGAAGCAAAATCCAAACGGCTTATGTGA
- the recO gene encoding DNA repair protein RecO, which yields MALVKTTAIILKSQRWGDADRIVTCYSKNMGKIRGVARGARRQKSRFGAALEPFSLCRLNLFVKNGDSLFRISHVDLVRSSQGLREDLRLMDSAARMVNVVSAITPDGDPDPPLFDTLEQGLVSLQKSDDPSFTALLFQIRLLGLTGFRPQTERCATCGKSYLVGEPQFSPSAGGLVCQICAAHQRVRCVALSRGGLSFLQQAIRLTPAILTRLRATGQVRREVEEAIEGYMTVVVGKRLPPVNFLSVALPG from the coding sequence GTGGCTCTCGTAAAAACGACGGCGATCATCTTGAAGAGTCAAAGGTGGGGAGATGCCGACAGGATCGTTACATGCTATTCCAAGAACATGGGAAAGATACGAGGGGTCGCTCGTGGTGCCCGCCGTCAGAAGAGCCGCTTCGGCGCTGCCCTTGAACCATTCAGCCTGTGTCGTTTGAATCTGTTTGTAAAGAATGGCGACTCACTGTTCAGAATCTCACATGTCGACCTTGTCAGGTCCTCGCAGGGCTTGCGAGAGGATCTTCGCTTAATGGATTCAGCAGCACGAATGGTCAACGTCGTTTCGGCTATTACTCCAGATGGAGATCCGGACCCTCCTCTCTTTGATACGCTGGAGCAGGGGCTCGTATCGCTTCAGAAAAGCGATGACCCTTCCTTTACGGCCTTGCTCTTTCAAATACGGTTGCTGGGATTAACTGGGTTTCGACCTCAGACTGAGCGTTGTGCCACCTGTGGGAAGAGCTATCTGGTCGGCGAGCCTCAATTTTCACCTAGTGCTGGAGGGCTTGTATGTCAGATCTGTGCGGCACACCAACGTGTGCGATGTGTCGCGCTTTCTCGAGGAGGCCTATCGTTTCTTCAACAAGCCATTCGGCTAACACCTGCTATCCTCACTCGGTTGCGGGCTACGGGGCAGGTGAGGCGTGAGGTTGAGGAGGCGATTGAGGGGTACATGACGGTCGTAGTTGGTAAACGGCTGCCACCTGTGAACTTTTTGTCCGTTGCCTTGCCGGGATGA
- the mgtE gene encoding magnesium transporter — translation MVIQSVQKLLRRGAITNLSRMLGRMHPADIAKAVTHLSSPKEKREVFELVRGEGKRGQVLSELDGESIQQVVADLLHSDIAWLLKDLGPDDVAYILGFLPEDRSNEILALMKAEDSTEVADILKYPKDTAGAIMTTEFFSLAEDTTAQEAIRRLQQATDAEMVFYIYVTDKDDHLVGVLSLRQLLTVPPTTPLKNIMTREVMSVAIDMDQEEVARQVASYNLLAIPVVERDSKLVGIITVDDVVDVIREEATEDMLKMAGAIEEDPTSKPSSFGSAKLRLPWLFTNLIGSLLSGAILWYFRYTIQEVVAIVSFIPVIAAMGGNVGLQSSTLIIRGLATGTVELSHVWPVFFREAKIGLVMGLACGVTLTLVGWVLQQGFLGMVVGTSLIIAFLVSTSMATIMPIALKRMGVDPAIAAGPFVTTANDITGITIYLTLATLFLEHLR, via the coding sequence ATTGTGATTCAATCGGTCCAGAAGTTGTTGCGCCGGGGAGCGATCACGAATCTTTCCAGGATGTTGGGGCGCATGCACCCCGCTGATATCGCAAAAGCCGTCACGCATCTCTCATCGCCCAAGGAAAAGCGAGAGGTCTTTGAGCTGGTTCGAGGCGAAGGTAAGCGGGGCCAAGTGTTGAGTGAGCTCGACGGTGAAAGCATTCAGCAGGTGGTTGCCGATCTGCTCCATTCTGATATCGCGTGGTTATTGAAGGATCTTGGCCCTGACGATGTGGCGTATATCCTTGGGTTTCTCCCAGAAGACCGTAGTAATGAAATCCTCGCTTTGATGAAGGCTGAGGATTCGACCGAAGTCGCCGACATCCTTAAATATCCGAAAGATACGGCCGGCGCCATCATGACCACGGAATTTTTTTCCTTGGCGGAGGATACGACGGCGCAGGAAGCTATTCGCCGGTTGCAACAGGCGACCGATGCGGAAATGGTCTTCTATATCTATGTGACGGATAAGGATGATCATCTAGTCGGTGTCCTTTCGCTCCGGCAGCTTCTCACGGTTCCTCCGACGACACCGCTCAAGAATATTATGACCCGTGAGGTCATGAGCGTTGCGATCGATATGGACCAAGAGGAGGTGGCCCGCCAAGTCGCCAGCTATAACTTGCTGGCCATTCCCGTCGTCGAGCGGGACAGCAAGCTCGTGGGCATCATTACCGTCGACGACGTCGTCGACGTTATTCGGGAAGAAGCGACTGAGGATATGTTGAAGATGGCCGGCGCGATCGAAGAGGATCCGACGTCGAAGCCGTCGAGTTTTGGCTCCGCGAAGCTCCGACTTCCATGGCTTTTCACGAATCTCATCGGCAGCCTCTTGTCCGGCGCCATTCTCTGGTATTTCCGGTATACGATCCAGGAAGTTGTGGCGATCGTGAGTTTTATTCCTGTCATTGCCGCGATGGGTGGCAATGTTGGCTTGCAGTCCTCGACTCTGATTATTCGGGGGTTGGCCACCGGTACGGTTGAACTTAGCCATGTGTGGCCGGTCTTCTTTCGTGAAGCGAAGATTGGTTTGGTCATGGGTCTGGCTTGCGGAGTCACCTTGACGCTGGTTGGGTGGGTCTTGCAGCAAGGCTTTTTGGGTATGGTTGTCGGAACGTCCCTGATCATTGCCTTTTTGGTATCGACGAGTATGGCGACGATTATGCCGATTGCCTTGAAACGGATGGGGGTCGATCCTGCAATAGCGGCCGGCCCTTTTGTCACGACGGCCAATGATATTACCGGAATTACGATCTATCTAACCTTGGCCACACTTTTCTTGGAGCATCTCCGGTAA
- the era gene encoding GTPase Era: MKFGTVAIIGRSNVGKSTLLNHLLGEKISIVSSKPQTTRTRIMGLVHVEGAQIAFLDTPGLHKPEHLLNRRMVRTTVETLEEADLLYMLMEATSLPGPGDMAAIKYMKEALAKRSKPVILVVTKVDLVNRHKLLPVLDRYGKLYAWTEVVPVSAMKDDNIDRLLAVTVPYLPSGDGAYDDDVVTDQTMRTLAAEMIREKVLQETEEEVPHAVAVEIDSFVEEGKLAKIQASILVERETQKGILIGKQGERLKAIGTQARIDMERVFGMKVFLELWVKVRKSWRENEQTLVQLGY, from the coding sequence ATGAAGTTCGGAACAGTTGCCATCATTGGACGGTCCAATGTGGGGAAGTCGACCCTGCTCAATCATTTGTTGGGTGAGAAAATATCGATCGTCTCGAGTAAGCCTCAAACCACGAGGACCAGAATTATGGGGCTCGTGCATGTTGAGGGGGCACAAATCGCCTTTCTGGATACGCCGGGTCTGCATAAGCCGGAGCACTTGCTCAACCGGCGGATGGTGCGAACCACCGTCGAGACATTGGAGGAGGCCGATCTCCTCTACATGCTCATGGAAGCGACAAGTCTGCCGGGGCCAGGAGATATGGCGGCCATCAAGTATATGAAAGAGGCTCTGGCCAAACGGTCCAAGCCGGTGATCCTAGTCGTGACAAAAGTTGATCTCGTGAATCGGCACAAGCTGCTTCCGGTTCTCGATCGTTACGGCAAGCTCTACGCCTGGACTGAGGTTGTGCCGGTTTCGGCAATGAAAGATGACAATATTGATCGGTTACTTGCTGTCACCGTGCCCTATCTTCCTTCGGGAGACGGTGCGTATGACGACGATGTCGTGACCGACCAGACCATGAGGACGCTGGCAGCTGAAATGATTCGGGAGAAGGTGTTGCAAGAAACTGAGGAAGAGGTTCCGCATGCCGTAGCCGTCGAGATCGACTCGTTTGTTGAGGAGGGGAAGCTGGCCAAGATACAAGCTTCGATCCTGGTGGAGCGTGAAACGCAGAAGGGAATCTTGATCGGAAAACAAGGAGAGCGACTGAAGGCGATCGGGACTCAGGCACGAATCGATATGGAGCGAGTATTCGGCATGAAAGTGTTTCTTGAGTTGTGGGTGAAAGTCCGAAAATCCTGGCGCGAGAATGAACAGACGCTGGTGCAGTTGGGGTATTAA
- a CDS encoding septum formation initiator family protein: MTIKRNRGRQWLEWQRRVLTIVQVGGVAGCVWLLVALFSGEMGLTRYLSMREQARGLEQELSTLRRENVELQSDIHRLQHDPAKIEQLAREQLGYVRKGETVYQLVPGSEKKSGAYPKP; the protein is encoded by the coding sequence ATGACTATCAAGCGGAATCGTGGCCGTCAATGGCTGGAGTGGCAGCGTCGTGTCCTCACCATCGTTCAGGTGGGCGGTGTTGCCGGTTGCGTCTGGCTGTTGGTGGCGTTGTTTTCAGGAGAAATGGGCCTCACGCGGTACCTATCTATGCGCGAACAGGCTAGGGGTTTGGAGCAAGAGCTTTCGACCTTGCGTAGAGAAAACGTCGAGCTGCAAAGCGATATCCACCGTTTGCAGCATGACCCGGCTAAGATTGAGCAGCTGGCTCGGGAGCAATTGGGGTATGTGCGGAAGGGTGAGACAGTGTATCAGCTCGTGCCAGGTTCAGAAAAGAAATCGGGAGCTTATCCTAAACCATGA
- the eno gene encoding phosphopyruvate hydratase, with product MSVIREIRGRQIIDSRGNPTIEAEVTLESGAKGRAAVPSGASTGEKEAIELRDGDKKRWMGKGVSKAVANISKVIAPKLLGKEAFDQAGIDRAMIALDGTKTKGKLGANAILGVSLAVAKASANETGQPLYRYLGGTNARVLPVPLMNIINGGAHADNRLDLQEFMIMPVGASRFSDALRMATEVFHSLKALLKKKGLNTAVGDEGGFAPDLQSNEEALSLISQAIEEVGYKPGRDIALALDCAASEFYDKGRYVLEAEENSERSSDEMISYYSALLDRYPILSIEDGLSELDWKGWKMLTEKLGKRVQLVGDDIFVTNVEIFSKGIKEGIGNSILIKLNQIGTLTETLDAIELAKRSGYTAIISHRSGETEDTTIADIAVATNSGLIKTGSLSRTDRVAKYNQLLRIEEELGTTSLYRGREAVPVRA from the coding sequence ATGAGCGTAATCAGAGAAATTCGAGGCAGACAAATCATCGATTCGCGGGGTAATCCAACCATTGAAGCGGAGGTCACGCTTGAAAGCGGCGCGAAGGGGCGAGCTGCAGTGCCGTCCGGTGCTTCAACTGGTGAAAAGGAAGCGATTGAACTCCGTGACGGTGATAAGAAGCGTTGGATGGGAAAGGGCGTCTCTAAGGCGGTGGCCAATATCAGCAAGGTCATTGCACCGAAACTGTTGGGAAAAGAAGCGTTTGATCAAGCCGGCATCGATCGGGCCATGATTGCGCTGGATGGAACGAAGACAAAGGGGAAGCTGGGAGCAAATGCAATTTTAGGGGTATCGTTGGCTGTGGCAAAGGCTTCGGCGAATGAAACAGGGCAGCCGCTGTATCGCTACTTAGGTGGGACCAACGCGCGAGTACTTCCGGTCCCGCTGATGAACATCATCAATGGCGGAGCCCATGCCGACAATCGGTTGGATCTCCAAGAGTTCATGATCATGCCCGTGGGGGCGAGTCGATTTAGCGATGCTCTCCGCATGGCGACCGAAGTCTTTCACTCGTTGAAGGCACTCTTAAAGAAGAAAGGGCTCAACACGGCCGTAGGAGATGAGGGTGGATTTGCCCCGGATCTCCAGTCCAATGAAGAGGCGCTGAGTTTGATCTCTCAGGCGATCGAGGAGGTCGGCTACAAGCCAGGTCGTGATATCGCACTCGCATTGGACTGCGCAGCAAGCGAGTTTTATGACAAGGGGCGGTATGTCCTTGAAGCAGAGGAAAACTCAGAGCGTTCGTCGGATGAAATGATCAGTTACTACAGTGCGTTACTGGATCGCTATCCGATCCTCTCGATTGAGGATGGGTTAAGCGAACTGGATTGGAAGGGATGGAAGATGCTCACCGAAAAGTTGGGCAAGCGGGTACAGCTGGTCGGTGACGACATCTTTGTGACTAACGTAGAGATTTTTTCCAAAGGCATCAAGGAAGGAATCGGAAACTCGATTCTGATTAAGCTCAATCAGATCGGGACACTGACTGAAACCTTGGACGCCATCGAACTTGCCAAACGGTCCGGGTACACGGCGATCATTTCACACCGGTCTGGTGAAACAGAGGATACGACGATCGCGGACATCGCGGTCGCGACGAACAGCGGATTGATTAAGACTGGATCGTTATCTCGAACGGATCGTGTGGCAAAGTATAACCAGTTGCTTCGAATCGAAGAAGAGCTAGGAACAACCTCTCTGTATCGGGGGCGAGAGGCCGTACCTGTCAGAGCGTAG
- the gatB gene encoding Asp-tRNA(Asn)/Glu-tRNA(Gln) amidotransferase subunit GatB, with protein sequence MTYETVIGVEVHAQLRTKSKMFCGCATTFGLSANSQTCPVCLGLPGSLPVINRMAVEMAVRAGLALNCTITANNQFARKNYFYPDLPKGYQISQYESPICQHGWIEITGAEGTKRVRIRRAHLEEDAGKNVHETGAGGSRVDLNRAGTPLLEIVTEPDMRSADEVVSYLKGLRDILMYLEVCDGNMEEGNFRCEPNVSLRPVGQKEFGTKVELKNINSFKYVKDAVEYEIKRQTKVLRGGGKIYQETRLWNIERGETAVMRSKEEAHDYRYFPDPDLVPLKLEPAWVDGCRSSLPELPVVRMRRFVEQYGLPEYDGGVLTASRAMADYFETCVSQFNQPKTVSNWVMGELTRELNNSGTDIAASPVSPERLVDLLQLVDKGTISLKVARDLFPELYTSEMSPEQIVQEKGLTQVSDEGALGKVIDEVLAKSPAQVAQFKEGKHQVLGFLVGQVMKASGGKANPGKVNELLRKKLVDESTGLDA encoded by the coding sequence GTGACCTACGAAACGGTAATCGGGGTCGAAGTGCATGCACAGCTGCGGACTAAGTCAAAAATGTTCTGTGGGTGTGCGACGACGTTCGGCTTATCAGCCAACAGTCAGACATGCCCGGTGTGTCTCGGTTTACCTGGGAGTCTACCGGTTATCAATCGAATGGCAGTGGAAATGGCGGTTCGAGCAGGGCTGGCGTTGAACTGCACGATTACCGCGAACAACCAGTTCGCCAGGAAGAACTACTTCTATCCTGATTTGCCGAAGGGGTACCAAATCTCCCAGTACGAGTCCCCCATCTGCCAACATGGTTGGATTGAAATTACTGGTGCCGAAGGGACTAAACGCGTTCGCATCCGCCGGGCCCATCTCGAGGAGGATGCCGGGAAAAATGTCCATGAGACGGGTGCTGGAGGGAGCCGAGTGGATTTGAATCGTGCCGGCACCCCATTGTTGGAGATCGTGACAGAACCCGATATGCGGTCGGCTGACGAGGTGGTCTCGTATCTCAAAGGTCTGAGGGACATCTTGATGTACCTTGAGGTCTGTGACGGCAATATGGAAGAGGGAAATTTTCGGTGCGAGCCCAACGTCTCGCTCCGTCCGGTTGGACAAAAAGAGTTTGGCACAAAAGTCGAGCTGAAGAACATCAACTCGTTCAAGTATGTGAAGGATGCCGTGGAGTATGAGATCAAACGGCAGACCAAGGTCTTACGTGGTGGTGGGAAAATCTACCAGGAAACCAGGTTATGGAATATCGAGCGGGGTGAAACTGCGGTCATGCGATCCAAGGAAGAAGCCCATGACTATCGGTATTTTCCGGACCCAGATCTCGTACCGCTGAAGTTGGAACCGGCATGGGTTGATGGGTGTCGATCATCGTTGCCGGAATTGCCGGTTGTACGCATGCGCCGATTCGTCGAGCAGTATGGACTCCCGGAGTACGATGGAGGGGTGTTGACGGCCTCGAGGGCGATGGCGGACTATTTTGAAACGTGCGTGTCGCAGTTCAATCAGCCCAAAACCGTGAGCAACTGGGTGATGGGGGAGCTGACGAGAGAGTTGAATAACTCTGGGACAGATATTGCCGCTTCGCCTGTGAGCCCTGAACGACTTGTCGATCTCCTACAACTGGTAGACAAGGGTACGATCAGTTTAAAAGTTGCCCGGGACCTATTTCCGGAACTCTATACAAGTGAAATGTCGCCGGAGCAGATTGTGCAAGAGAAAGGCCTGACGCAGGTTTCCGACGAAGGGGCACTGGGGAAGGTGATCGACGAAGTGTTGGCAAAGAGTCCGGCACAAGTCGCCCAGTTCAAGGAAGGGAAACACCAAGTTCTTGGTTTTCTGGTAGGGCAGGTGATGAAGGCGAGCGGAGGGAAGGCGAATCCAGGGAAGGTGAATGAGTTGCTCAGGAAGAAGCTCGTAGACGAAAGCACTGGGTTGGATGCGTAG
- a CDS encoding YtxH domain-containing protein → MADDRGTSAAVLLAFLSGAAMGAVAALLLAPQSGDESRDQLRRYARRAEHDLRDLAGRAGEAFEDVVDQGKDFVETKRSVLREAFDAGREAMRRERGHAQDEGAERG, encoded by the coding sequence ATGGCGGATGATCGAGGAACATCAGCGGCAGTGTTATTGGCATTTCTAAGCGGGGCGGCGATGGGTGCGGTGGCTGCATTGCTGTTGGCCCCGCAGTCCGGGGATGAATCACGTGATCAGCTTCGGAGGTATGCGCGCCGTGCAGAGCATGATCTTCGTGACCTCGCGGGTCGAGCCGGTGAGGCGTTTGAAGACGTTGTCGATCAGGGCAAAGACTTTGTTGAGACGAAACGATCAGTCCTTCGGGAGGCATTCGATGCCGGGCGAGAGGCGATGAGGCGGGAGCGGGGACATGCCCAGGATGAAGGAGCAGAACGAGGGTGA
- a CDS encoding DUF948 domain-containing protein — MTTVEIAVLLVAVAFAVLVGCLVPVLMQVRKTVAESEQLLAKLNVEVPGLVAELRSMTQNLNEVTNQARDGIDHAAVLLHAVGEVGESVQQVHNVVRGSSGTLLNNVASMVAGFKAATHVVRERMKHEGGTHNGG, encoded by the coding sequence ATGACCACTGTTGAGATCGCCGTGCTGCTCGTGGCCGTGGCTTTTGCCGTACTGGTCGGGTGTTTGGTGCCGGTGTTGATGCAAGTCCGGAAAACCGTCGCTGAGTCCGAACAGCTGCTTGCAAAGTTGAACGTCGAAGTGCCGGGTCTCGTGGCGGAACTCCGGTCGATGACCCAGAACTTGAACGAGGTGACGAATCAGGCTCGTGATGGAATCGACCATGCCGCAGTTCTCCTGCATGCAGTGGGCGAGGTCGGTGAATCGGTCCAACAGGTTCATAATGTCGTTCGTGGATCGAGCGGGACGCTGCTCAACAATGTCGCGAGCATGGTGGCTGGTTTCAAGGCGGCAACTCACGTCGTGCGTGAACGCATGAAACATGAAGGAGGGACTCATAATGGCGGATGA
- the gatA gene encoding Asp-tRNA(Asn)/Glu-tRNA(Gln) amidotransferase subunit GatA, with product MSLHKLTLIDLQRKFAAGEVTATEIVRAYSLRISQVEPKVKAFVTQTREAASEQAEALDRKLKGWRRTVPLSGMPLAVKDNICTDGVPTTCSSRMLQNFVPPYDATVINRLRAQDYVLLGKTNLDEFAMGSSTENSAFGPSRNPWNLQCVPGGSSGGSAAAVAAEECVAALGSDTGGSIRQPAAFCGVVGLKPTYGRVSRYGLVAFASSLDQIGPITKNVSDAAFLLGAIAGHDPLDSTSINRPVPDYLKALQKRDLKRLRVGVPVEFFAEGLDPEVDRAVRSAIEELSHLGAEVKEIRLPRTDAAVAVYYVVATAEASSNLARFDGVKFGFRAKETKDLLDLYIKTRQEGFGPEVKRRIMLGTYVLSAGYYDAYYGKAQAVRTLVCQDFEAAFKEVDVIVTPTAPTPAFKLGEKSEDPLQMYLSDIFTISVNLAGLPAISLPCGFSRAGLPIGLQLIGRAFEEETVLRAAHAYEQ from the coding sequence ATGTCTCTTCATAAACTAACCCTCATTGACCTTCAGCGAAAATTTGCAGCGGGAGAAGTCACGGCGACGGAGATCGTACGGGCCTATTCTCTTCGTATCAGCCAGGTAGAGCCGAAGGTGAAGGCCTTCGTGACGCAAACACGAGAAGCGGCGTCTGAACAAGCTGAGGCCTTAGATCGGAAGCTCAAGGGTTGGAGAAGGACCGTGCCGCTCAGCGGGATGCCTTTGGCTGTCAAGGACAACATTTGCACGGACGGAGTTCCCACGACGTGCAGCTCTCGCATGCTGCAGAACTTTGTGCCGCCGTACGACGCCACGGTCATCAACAGGTTACGGGCACAGGACTACGTGCTATTGGGAAAGACGAATCTCGATGAGTTTGCGATGGGATCCTCGACGGAAAATTCTGCATTTGGTCCTAGTCGGAATCCTTGGAATCTCCAGTGCGTCCCAGGTGGATCAAGTGGGGGCTCCGCGGCGGCCGTTGCGGCAGAGGAATGCGTGGCCGCGCTTGGTTCGGATACCGGAGGTTCCATTAGACAGCCTGCAGCTTTCTGTGGGGTCGTAGGATTGAAACCAACCTATGGACGGGTGTCTCGATATGGGTTGGTGGCGTTTGCCTCCTCATTGGATCAAATCGGACCGATCACGAAAAATGTATCCGATGCGGCATTCCTGCTTGGAGCCATCGCCGGGCATGATCCACTAGATTCTACGTCGATTAATCGGCCTGTGCCGGACTATCTGAAGGCGCTGCAGAAACGGGATCTCAAACGCCTGAGAGTCGGCGTGCCGGTGGAGTTTTTCGCCGAAGGGCTTGATCCGGAGGTCGATCGTGCGGTCCGGTCTGCGATCGAGGAGTTGAGCCACCTTGGTGCAGAGGTGAAGGAGATTCGGTTGCCAAGGACTGATGCTGCTGTGGCGGTCTACTACGTGGTGGCGACGGCGGAAGCCAGCTCCAATCTTGCCCGTTTCGACGGCGTCAAATTCGGGTTTCGTGCGAAGGAAACCAAAGACCTGCTCGATCTGTACATCAAGACGAGGCAGGAGGGGTTTGGGCCGGAAGTGAAGCGGCGGATTATGCTGGGAACCTATGTGCTCAGTGCCGGGTATTACGATGCGTACTATGGGAAGGCCCAAGCCGTCCGAACGTTAGTCTGTCAGGATTTTGAAGCCGCGTTCAAGGAAGTCGATGTCATCGTCACCCCGACAGCACCAACGCCGGCATTCAAGCTGGGAGAAAAGAGCGAAGATCCATTGCAGATGTATCTCTCTGATATTTTCACAATTTCCGTCAATTTAGCAGGGCTGCCGGCAATTTCACTACCCTGCGGGTTCAGTAGAGCAGGACTGCCGATCGGGTTACAACTGATCGGGCGGGCCTTTGAGGAAGAGACTGTGCTCCGGGCGGCACATGCCTATGAACAATAG
- a CDS encoding aspartate 1-decarboxylase, which produces MFRQMLRSKIHRATVTGAHLEYEGSLTIDQDLMEAAGILPYEAIVCSNLNNGERFMTYAINGARGKGEIILNGPTARKAAVGDQIIIFCYEYYGEEEIKKHAPKIVRVNEKNRIVTVN; this is translated from the coding sequence ATGTTTCGACAAATGCTGCGTTCAAAAATTCACCGTGCGACTGTCACGGGTGCGCATCTCGAATATGAAGGAAGCTTGACGATCGACCAAGATTTGATGGAAGCGGCCGGCATCCTCCCGTACGAAGCGATTGTCTGCTCTAATTTGAATAACGGTGAGCGCTTCATGACGTATGCGATCAACGGGGCACGAGGAAAGGGAGAGATCATTCTAAACGGACCAACGGCAAGAAAAGCGGCAGTGGGAGACCAAATCATCATCTTCTGTTACGAGTATTATGGGGAAGAAGAAATTAAGAAACACGCACCAAAAATCGTCAGAGTGAATGAGAAAAACCGAATTGTGACCGTGAACTGA
- the gatC gene encoding Asp-tRNA(Asn)/Glu-tRNA(Gln) amidotransferase subunit GatC, with the protein MEITQQDVEKVAQLARLAVTSAEKDTFAQQLSQILTHVDKLNQCDTTGVEPTVTVMGQVNIFREDVIRPSLPSDKALANAPESEADGFVVPKILEER; encoded by the coding sequence ATGGAGATCACGCAACAGGACGTTGAGAAGGTGGCGCAATTGGCACGATTGGCCGTGACGTCTGCGGAGAAGGACACCTTTGCCCAACAATTGAGTCAGATTCTGACGCATGTCGACAAGTTGAATCAGTGTGATACGACGGGAGTCGAGCCGACCGTAACCGTCATGGGGCAAGTGAATATTTTTCGCGAAGATGTCATACGCCCGTCTCTGCCTTCGGATAAAGCTCTGGCGAATGCGCCGGAATCTGAGGCAGATGGGTTCGTTGTACCTAAAATTTTAGAGGAGCGTTAA